From Camelina sativa cultivar DH55 chromosome 7, Cs, whole genome shotgun sequence, one genomic window encodes:
- the LOC104702253 gene encoding uncharacterized protein At1g01500-like encodes MVEPYETRNNSEASHQMVRYQSYNHHNSRIPSSSSSLSLSSPLLDLRVFYVRISNFKVDASTPEVLTITHIPLDLDSILEINGVRMSMYSEGVSSQLRRDRVDKKSEVATFISTDNIRLSGSVKFEVCDKDELVLSGTLEMSGSNGFTGESKHSVKRWNMNCEAEITAGSGFLKEKHIGGGSDLSSPLPTIEVYVTGCFSGTPIILTKTLQLGFRKKHSRVTALDSIPEYDTGEPHKGNSSELDYQVTEYGSYKQEYEGEDGDMYWNREYADGEDGEMSWFNAGVRVGVGIGLGVCVGLGIGVGLLVRTYQSTTRNFRRRII; translated from the exons atggTGGAGCCTTATGAGACACGTAACAACTCTGAAGCATCTCATCAGATGGTCAGATATCAGAGTTATAACCATCACAATTCCAGAATACCATCTTCGTCATCGTCGTTATCATTATCATCGCCATTGCTTGATTTGAGAGTGTTTTATGTCAGAATCAGCAATTTCAAGGTGGATGCTTCGACACCTGAGGTTCTCACGATCACTCATATCCCACTGGATCTAGATTCTATCTTGGAGATTAACGGTGTTAGGATGAGCATGTACTCTGAAGGAGTTTCTTCTCAGCTAAGGAGAGATCGTGTTGATAAGAAATCTGAAGTAGCTACTTTTATCAGCACTGACAACATCAGGTTGTCTGGTAGTGTGAAGTTTGAGGTTTGTGATAAAGATGAGCTGGTTTTGTCTGGAACGCTTGAGATGTCCGGCAGTAATGGTTTCACTGGTGAATCTAAGCATAGCGTGAAGCGGTGGAACATGAACTGCGAAGCTGAGATCACTGCAGGGTCTGGTTTCTTGAAGGAGAAACATATTGGTGGTGGTTCGGATTTGTCATCTCCGTTGCCAACTATTGAAGTCTATGTCACTGGTTGCTTCTCAGGAACACCCATCATCTTAACCAAGACTCTACAGCTTGGTTTCAGAAAGAAGCACAGTAGAGTGACTGCATTAGATTCTATTCCCGAGTATGATACCGGTGAGCCTCATAAAGGCAACTCATCTGAGCTTGATTATCAG GTAACAGAATATGGAAGTTACAAACAAGAATATGAAGGAGAAGACGGCGACATGTATTGGAATAGAGAGTATGCAGACGGTGAAGATGGTGAGATGTCGTGGTTCAATGCTGGTGTGAGGGTTGGTGTGGGAATTGGTCTTGGTGTCTGTGTAGGTCTTGGCATTGGGGTTGGCCTTCTTGTGCGTACCTATCAATCAACCACCAGAAACTTCAGAAGGAGGATTATCTAG